A single Amphiprion ocellaris isolate individual 3 ecotype Okinawa chromosome 15, ASM2253959v1, whole genome shotgun sequence DNA region contains:
- the LOC111586143 gene encoding transmembrane protein 42, which produces MFPGVFYALLAGFLGAVASSSAKLSLGADYLKGVCETGLRTWGEQRKFRQADETTACDRLHIPLRLLCGGLLFTCNAVMWTFLAKALRYSSSSTQTTVTTTASNFISSAFLGQLIFGEAQIALWWVGISLTFSGLLVLQRVSPQDGQQNAVAKKDE; this is translated from the exons ATGTTCCCAGGAGTTTTCTATGCACTGCTGGCGGGATTCCTCGGCGCCGTGGCGTCGTCGTCGGCCAAACTGTCCCTGGGAGCCGACTACCTGAAGGGAGTCTGTGAAACCGGACTCCGGACGTGGGGAGAGCAGCGGAAATTCAGACAGGCGGACGAAACTACCGCGTGTGACCGG CTCCATATTCCTCTGAGGCTGCTGTGTGGCGGGCTGCTCTTCACCTGCAACGCTGTGATGTGGACCTTCCTCGCCAAAGCTCTCAGGTATTCCTCGTCCTCCACCCAAACCACTGTGACCACCACTGCCTCCAACTTCATATCTTCC GCGTTCCTGGGCCAGCTGATCTTTGGGGAAGCCCAGATTGCATTGTGGTGGGTCGGGATCTCTCTGACCTTCTCTGGTCTGCTGGTACTTCAGAGGGTTTCACCGCAGGACGGACAACAGAATGCTGTCGCCAAGAAGGACGAATAA